The segment CCACGGGCCCCGGGGTTGGAGCGCCGATCGACCAGATGATCTACATCCCCGCGCTCCCGTCCCTGCCCGCCCCCGTCGGGGCTGTCCCGCCTCCCGGCAACGGCGGGCTCCCTGAAGCGCCAGTCGATGCGAGCCTCCCGCTGCCAGTCGGCGTGCCGGTCGGACTTCCGCTGCCGGCAGGCATCGCCGCGACTGGGGGAAGCCCGAACGCCGGTTCCGCAATCGGGATCGGCCCCCCGACCTGGCTCGAGGGCCCGGCGACATCGGGGGCATGGGCCGCCGCCGAGGTGGATGAACCGGTTCGCGTCCTCACGGCCGGCCACCTCGTGTACCCGCCGGTTCTCGAACGGGCCGGCATCACCGGCATCGTGATGCTCGAGTTTGTGGTGGATACGCTTGGGGTGGTGGAGGCGTCGACCATGCACGTGGTCTCGGCCACGCAGGAAGGGTTCAAGGCGGCGGCGGTCGAGGC is part of the Gemmatimonadales bacterium genome and harbors:
- a CDS encoding TonB family protein, which encodes MFEILPASSAGSEASPTHALLSVLVHGGLIATAVLLTAQVTTGPGVGAPIDQMIYIPALPSLPAPVGAVPPPGNGGLPEAPVDASLPLPVGVPVGLPLPAGIAATGGSPNAGSAIGIGPPTWLEGPATSGAWAAAEVDEPVRVLTAGHLVYPPVLERAGITGIVMLEFVVDTLGVVEASTMHVVSATQEGFKAAAVEAVLATTFSPARVRGTAVRQLVRQQLRFVETLR